The Bernardetia sp. genome contains the following window.
ATTGATAGCTTTAAAAAACAGCTTTTGAGCTATCAAATATAATTTCTTCAAAACCCTTGTAAGGGGCAACTTACAAGGGTTTTTATATCAACTTTTTTATTATAAACACCACCCTCATGAAAATTTTTGTAAGTGATTATGGCACATACAACGAGTACGGCATCATTGGAAAATGGTTTGACCTCTTAGGGTTTGATAGTGCCAAAGAATTTGTAAAAAGTGTCTTTGAATACTTCAAAGAACTAGATAAAAAATACCCTCTTCTTAATGGACCTATAGAAGAACCCATGTACCAAGATTTTGAAGGCTTCCCCGATAATTTTTATAGTGAAAGTATGGGAGAAAAAAGCCTTGAAAGACTATTTGATTTTGCTGAGTTTGTGAGAGATAAAGAGCAAAGTGATATTGATTGTTTTATATCTGTGATAGAACACTTTGGATGT
Protein-coding sequences here:
- a CDS encoding antirestriction protein ArdA; the encoded protein is MKIFVSDYGTYNEYGIIGKWFDLLGFDSAKEFVKSVFEYFKELDKKYPLLNGPIEEPMYQDFEGFPDNFYSESMGEKSLERLFDFAEFVRDKEQSDIDCFISVIEHFGCNEVANAIDIYENNYQGYYKEFSDFAHQHKENHFDCLFDENLIKAIEPFFDYKHYEHELRHSYTNIDGHVFLSH